A window of Flavobacterium flavigenum contains these coding sequences:
- a CDS encoding alpha-d-galacturonidase, giving the protein MKYLSLLFLGLCTTFATAQNITIVRDANAPRAKYGAEKLAETLSAKGLKVTSSDKLKKSKDKIIIIGEKGTDFWKTNSKSAKIDDSKLIKKEGFQIRTQKNIIYIEGTDATGALYGAMELADRIKTSGEIPSEINIEDSPEMVLRGACIGVQKPFYLPGRDVYEYPYTPATFPWFYDKKLWTKYLDMMVENRMNSLYLWNGHPFASLVKLKGYPFALEVSEEDFKKNEEIYNYLTVEANKRGIWVIQMFYNIIVSKPFAEHYNIKTQDRSRPITPEIADYTKKSITAFIEKYPNVGLLVCLGEAINTIEDDVEWFNKTIIPGVQDGMKALGKTEEPPIILRSHDTDAPAVMAKALPVYKNLYTMSKYNGESLTTYEPRGPWTETHRQLSSLGSIHIENVHILANLEPFRYGSPDFIQKTVKAMHNIHGANALHLYPQASYWDWPYTADKTKTGERLLEMDRDWIWYKAWARYAWDSKRDRNEEIKFWDNDLAAKFGTDLEAANNIQKAYDESGEIAPKTLRRFGITEGNRQTLLLGMFESQLVNPAKWRVYPGFHESCGPVGELLLEYAKKEWNKELHIGETPTQIIAEITQHGKLAVEAIDKAEPKVTKDKEEFERLKNDMHAYKAFADFFSEKVKAALLVLRYSYSNEISDLDKALPHLEESIKHYELLVNLTKDSYLYANSMQTAQRRIPIGGDDGNNKTWAELLPHYERELANFKRNLELLKSSKDGKIATKEGKPWQPVEVTLLSETKGTYAVKNGTKVYGTPISELTKIAPELQNLKGIAFEETSQNENGTHLKFKNTKAVKLVVGYFNSDQKRFLFPPSLETDAAGNAHGQAEVILASAMNLKELPRINIHTYTFQPGENKLDLGKGRVLILGFIDANQTVTPRDVGYIDAGEKGAIDWLFY; this is encoded by the coding sequence ATGAAATATCTAAGCTTACTTTTTTTAGGATTATGTACCACTTTCGCAACAGCACAAAACATTACCATTGTTCGTGATGCCAATGCCCCAAGAGCAAAATATGGAGCAGAAAAACTAGCAGAAACCTTATCAGCAAAAGGGCTAAAAGTGACTTCTTCAGACAAACTAAAAAAATCAAAAGACAAAATAATCATCATTGGCGAAAAAGGAACTGACTTTTGGAAAACCAATTCCAAATCTGCTAAAATCGATGATTCTAAACTAATCAAAAAAGAAGGCTTTCAAATCCGCACGCAAAAAAATATCATTTACATAGAAGGAACCGATGCAACCGGAGCGTTGTACGGCGCAATGGAATTGGCAGACCGAATCAAAACTTCAGGCGAAATTCCGTCAGAAATCAATATCGAAGACAGTCCCGAAATGGTTTTGAGAGGCGCCTGTATCGGAGTGCAAAAACCGTTTTATCTTCCAGGCAGAGATGTTTATGAATATCCATATACGCCCGCAACTTTCCCTTGGTTTTATGATAAAAAACTCTGGACAAAGTATTTGGACATGATGGTCGAAAACCGAATGAATTCCTTGTATTTATGGAACGGACATCCTTTTGCTTCATTGGTGAAATTGAAAGGTTATCCGTTTGCATTGGAAGTAAGCGAAGAAGATTTCAAAAAGAACGAAGAAATTTATAATTACCTTACCGTAGAAGCTAATAAAAGAGGAATATGGGTAATCCAAATGTTCTATAATATTATTGTTTCCAAACCTTTTGCGGAACATTACAACATCAAAACACAAGATCGTTCACGTCCAATCACGCCTGAAATCGCTGATTATACTAAAAAATCAATCACAGCCTTTATCGAAAAATATCCAAATGTTGGACTTTTGGTATGTCTGGGAGAAGCCATTAACACGATTGAGGATGATGTAGAATGGTTCAATAAAACCATTATTCCGGGTGTTCAGGACGGTATGAAAGCGTTAGGAAAGACCGAAGAACCGCCAATTATCCTGCGCTCGCACGATACTGATGCACCTGCCGTAATGGCAAAAGCCTTGCCTGTATATAAAAATTTATACACGATGAGCAAGTACAATGGCGAATCCCTGACAACGTATGAGCCACGCGGTCCCTGGACAGAAACACATAGACAATTGAGTTCTTTAGGGTCAATTCACATTGAAAACGTTCATATTTTAGCCAATTTGGAGCCTTTCCGTTACGGTTCGCCAGATTTTATCCAGAAAACAGTTAAGGCAATGCACAATATTCACGGCGCCAACGCACTACACCTTTACCCACAGGCATCCTATTGGGACTGGCCTTACACGGCAGACAAAACCAAAACAGGCGAGCGATTATTAGAAATGGATCGTGACTGGATTTGGTATAAAGCTTGGGCAAGATATGCCTGGGATAGTAAAAGAGACCGAAATGAAGAAATTAAATTTTGGGATAATGATTTGGCAGCAAAATTTGGAACCGATTTAGAAGCAGCCAATAACATTCAAAAAGCCTATGATGAGTCTGGAGAAATTGCTCCAAAAACATTACGTAGATTCGGAATTACCGAAGGAAATCGTCAAACCTTATTATTAGGAATGTTCGAAAGCCAATTGGTAAACCCGGCTAAATGGAGAGTATATCCGGGATTCCACGAATCTTGCGGACCTGTCGGCGAATTGCTTTTGGAATATGCCAAGAAAGAGTGGAACAAAGAACTTCACATTGGAGAAACGCCAACACAAATCATCGCCGAAATCACCCAACACGGAAAATTAGCTGTTGAAGCCATTGATAAAGCAGAGCCAAAAGTTACAAAAGACAAAGAAGAATTTGAGCGTCTTAAAAACGATATGCACGCGTACAAAGCCTTCGCCGATTTCTTCTCAGAGAAAGTAAAAGCCGCCTTATTGGTTTTACGATACAGTTATTCCAACGAAATTTCCGATTTAGACAAAGCGCTTCCGCATCTCGAAGAAAGTATAAAGCATTACGAATTATTGGTCAATTTAACAAAAGACAGTTATCTGTACGCGAACAGCATGCAGACAGCACAACGCCGAATCCCGATTGGCGGAGACGACGGAAACAACAAAACCTGGGCCGAATTATTACCGCATTACGAAAGAGAATTAGCCAATTTTAAACGTAATTTAGAATTGCTGAAATCATCCAAAGATGGTAAAATTGCAACCAAGGAAGGCAAGCCGTGGCAGCCTGTTGAGGTAACTTTGTTAAGCGAAACCAAAGGAACTTATGCAGTCAAAAATGGAACAAAAGTGTACGGAACACCGATTTCAGAACTGACAAAAATAGCTCCTGAATTACAGAACCTAAAAGGAATCGCTTTCGAAGAAACAAGTCAAAACGAAAACGGAACACACCTGAAATTCAAAAATACAAAAGCCGTAAAACTTGTGGTAGGTTATTTCAACAGTGACCAGAAAAGATTCTTATTCCCGCCAAGTTTAGAGACAGACGCAGCCGGAAATGCACACGGTCAGGCCGAAGTTATCCTGGCAAGTGCCATGAATTTAAAAGAATTGCCAAGAATAAACATTCACACCTACACCTTCCAGCCCGGTGAAAACAAACTGGATTTAGGCAAAGGTCGGGTATTGATTTTAGGATTCATAGACGCCAATCAAACCGTTACGCCACGTGATGTAGGTTACATCGATGCCGGCGAAAAAGGAGCAATAGACTGGTTGTTTTATTAA
- a CDS encoding sugar-binding domain-containing protein, translating to MNKHKNVLQKIAIALTILFSTASFAQGKKARIVEDFNKNWNFKLGDYPQAVNADFSTADWRTLQLPHDWSIEGAFNKDLKTGTKQGFLPAGKGWYRKTFTLPENWVNKTISIEFDGVFKNSEVFINGHSLGIRPSGYISFAYEMTPYLHFGKQENVIAVKVDNDAQPNSRWYTGSGIYRNVRLVAVEKLHVAHWGTYVTTPKISKEKASVHFEVTIENKANTEKEFKFVTSIVNAKNKEVANAVSTEKIAANANSKKIHNLEVKNPNLWDTENPYLYKVLTKIYENKKLVDTYETPLGIRFFSFDAEKGFSLNGKPTKIYGVCLHHDNGALGSVENIHAVRRKLTLLKEMGCNAIRMSHNPHSLEMMQLCDEMGFIVQDEAFDVWKKAKVKNDAHKEWDAWYKRDLEDLILRDRNYPSVMMWSIGNEIREQFDSTGIAITKELAQIVKNLDTTRPVTSALTENVPEKNFIYQSGALDLLGFNYKHEDYGTFPARFKGQKIIASETVSALETRGHYDQPADVIKAWPVKYGAEFDGNADWTVSAYDNVKSFWGSTHEETWKAIKNSDFIAGTFVWTGFDYIGEPDPYPFPARSSYFGIIDLAGLPKDVYYMYQSEWSKKPVLHIFPHWNWQKDQEVDVWAYYNNADEVELFLNGKSLGKKAKQNDDLHISWRVKFEPGTLKAISRKNGKVVLEKEIHTAGAASKIALQADKATINNDTYDLVYVTVSIVDKDGNLIPNADHKIDFEVTGGGKLVGLDNGYQANLDSFKASSYKVYNGKCIAIIQSNGKKENIQLTASSVNGMSNTVIVKVE from the coding sequence ATGAACAAACATAAAAATGTTTTACAAAAAATTGCAATCGCTTTAACAATACTGTTTTCAACGGCAAGTTTCGCACAAGGCAAAAAAGCCAGAATCGTCGAAGATTTCAACAAAAACTGGAACTTCAAATTAGGTGATTATCCACAGGCAGTCAATGCTGATTTTAGCACTGCCGATTGGAGAACCTTGCAATTGCCTCACGACTGGAGTATCGAAGGTGCATTCAATAAAGATTTAAAAACAGGAACTAAGCAAGGATTTTTGCCGGCTGGAAAAGGCTGGTACCGCAAAACATTTACATTACCTGAAAATTGGGTAAACAAAACCATTTCGATAGAATTTGATGGTGTTTTCAAAAACAGCGAAGTGTTCATTAACGGCCATTCGCTGGGAATTCGTCCTAGTGGATACATTTCTTTTGCTTATGAGATGACGCCTTATCTGCATTTCGGAAAACAAGAAAATGTAATTGCCGTAAAAGTCGATAACGATGCACAGCCTAATTCAAGATGGTACACCGGTTCCGGAATTTATAGAAATGTACGTTTGGTGGCTGTAGAAAAATTGCACGTAGCACATTGGGGAACTTATGTAACCACTCCCAAAATCAGTAAAGAAAAAGCATCGGTACATTTTGAAGTAACTATAGAAAATAAAGCAAATACTGAAAAAGAATTCAAATTCGTTACCTCTATTGTAAATGCTAAAAATAAAGAAGTAGCCAACGCAGTGTCAACAGAAAAAATAGCTGCAAATGCCAATTCTAAAAAAATACATAATCTGGAAGTGAAAAATCCAAATTTATGGGATACCGAAAATCCGTATTTGTATAAAGTGCTTACCAAAATTTACGAGAATAAAAAATTAGTTGATACTTATGAAACACCATTAGGAATTCGATTTTTTTCTTTTGATGCCGAAAAAGGATTTTCTTTAAACGGAAAACCAACCAAAATATACGGAGTCTGCCTGCATCACGACAACGGTGCTTTGGGGTCGGTAGAAAACATTCACGCCGTTCGCAGAAAACTGACTTTGCTGAAAGAAATGGGCTGTAATGCTATCAGAATGTCACACAATCCGCATTCTTTAGAAATGATGCAGTTGTGTGATGAAATGGGTTTCATCGTTCAGGACGAGGCATTTGATGTTTGGAAAAAAGCAAAAGTGAAAAATGATGCTCATAAAGAATGGGATGCCTGGTACAAAAGAGATTTAGAAGATTTAATTTTGAGAGACCGCAACTATCCGTCGGTGATGATGTGGAGCATTGGGAACGAAATCCGTGAACAATTTGACAGCACCGGAATTGCGATTACGAAAGAATTGGCGCAAATTGTAAAAAATCTGGATACCACTCGCCCTGTAACTTCTGCTTTGACCGAGAATGTTCCGGAGAAGAATTTTATTTATCAGTCAGGTGCTTTGGATTTATTGGGATTCAATTACAAACACGAAGATTACGGTACCTTTCCAGCGCGTTTCAAGGGGCAGAAAATAATTGCTTCTGAGACTGTTTCGGCTCTCGAAACCCGTGGACATTACGACCAGCCTGCGGATGTGATTAAGGCATGGCCCGTTAAGTACGGAGCTGAATTTGATGGAAATGCAGACTGGACAGTTTCGGCTTACGATAATGTAAAATCATTTTGGGGTTCTACGCACGAAGAAACCTGGAAAGCGATAAAAAACTCCGATTTCATTGCAGGTACTTTTGTGTGGACTGGTTTTGATTATATAGGTGAACCCGATCCGTATCCATTTCCGGCGCGCAGTTCGTATTTCGGAATCATCGATTTGGCGGGACTTCCAAAAGATGTTTATTATATGTACCAAAGCGAATGGTCGAAGAAACCTGTTTTGCACATTTTCCCGCACTGGAACTGGCAAAAAGATCAGGAAGTTGACGTTTGGGCATACTACAACAATGCGGATGAAGTCGAATTGTTCCTGAACGGAAAATCATTGGGTAAAAAAGCAAAACAGAATGACGATTTGCATATTTCATGGCGCGTAAAATTCGAACCGGGAACGCTAAAAGCTATTTCCAGAAAGAACGGAAAAGTAGTGTTGGAAAAGGAAATCCACACGGCTGGAGCAGCTTCAAAAATAGCATTACAGGCAGATAAAGCCACGATCAACAACGATACTTACGATTTGGTTTACGTAACAGTTTCTATAGTTGACAAAGACGGCAATCTAATTCCGAATGCCGATCATAAAATCGATTTTGAAGTAACCGGCGGAGGAAAACTGGTTGGGCTTGACAACGGTTATCAGGCCAATCTGGATTCTTTTAAAGCGTCATCTTATAAAGTATACAATGGTAAATGTATCGCCATCATTCAGTCAAACGGGAAGAAGGAAAATATTCAGTTAACCGCTTCTTCTGTAAATGGAATGTCAAATACAGTAATTGTAAAAGTGGAATAA
- a CDS encoding AAA family ATPase: protein MKFTKLEVENFRHINNQTIEIGSVITAIAGQNGTGKSTLLGWIAQASDFKYKNKTLLESYFKSKYSEIFRFCPEQDYNKEYNVSIYYLESEDEECKKMSTRLIETENRYRVDFDGRGNALNFPVIYLGLKRLIPLASEKIISLQDFQLENNDKNYFAKLSKEILYITRDVVEAEFVKSTNKNMFAMKTSDYGHLGNSAGQDNLGQIISSVISFSRLKSELKENYIGGLLLID, encoded by the coding sequence ATGAAGTTTACAAAATTAGAAGTTGAGAATTTCAGACATATAAACAACCAAACTATTGAAATAGGAAGTGTTATTACTGCAATTGCAGGGCAAAATGGAACAGGAAAATCCACATTGCTTGGTTGGATTGCACAAGCATCTGACTTCAAATACAAAAATAAGACTTTACTTGAATCATATTTTAAATCAAAGTATTCAGAAATTTTTAGGTTTTGTCCTGAACAAGATTACAATAAGGAATACAACGTTTCCATCTACTATTTAGAATCAGAAGACGAAGAGTGTAAAAAAATGTCTACAAGATTAATAGAAACAGAAAACAGATACAGAGTAGATTTTGACGGAAGAGGAAATGCCTTAAATTTTCCTGTTATATATTTAGGGCTTAAAAGGCTAATTCCACTGGCATCTGAAAAAATCATCAGTCTCCAAGATTTTCAATTAGAGAATAATGATAAAAATTATTTTGCTAAACTTTCAAAAGAAATTTTATACATTACAAGAGATGTGGTTGAAGCAGAGTTTGTAAAATCAACAAATAAAAACATGTTTGCAATGAAGACAAGTGATTACGGTCACTTAGGGAATTCTGCTGGACAAGATAATCTTGGTCAAATAATTTCTTCAGTAATTTCATTTAGCAGATTAAAATCTGAGTTAAAAGAGAACTATATTGGTGGTCTTTTATTGATTGACTAG
- a CDS encoding sugar phosphate isomerase/epimerase family protein, which yields MKNTSFIKTIAVVLTIVLAGTFNISAQSSKKQRYKVAVCDWMILKRQKLGAFGLASEIKADGIELDMGGLGKRPTFDSKLGDPIERQKFLDKSKETGVGISSIAMSGFYAQSFAKRDSIARMINDCVATMKNMKVKVAYLPLGTESDLTKNPELRPIIIERLKWAGKQVGKIEGVIAIETSLNATDEKKLLDEIGCKHIKSSFNFANAVDNGRDISSELKILGKKHLAQIHASVTDNVWLENDKNVDMPKIKKALDEMKWSGWLIVERSRDVTQVHNVKANYGANVAYLKKIFQN from the coding sequence ATGAAAAATACTAGTTTCATTAAAACTATCGCTGTAGTTCTGACAATTGTTTTGGCAGGAACATTCAATATCTCAGCTCAATCATCGAAAAAGCAACGCTACAAAGTAGCCGTTTGCGACTGGATGATTTTAAAAAGGCAAAAACTAGGAGCATTTGGTCTGGCGAGCGAAATAAAAGCAGACGGAATCGAACTCGATATGGGAGGTTTGGGAAAAAGACCAACCTTCGACAGCAAATTAGGCGACCCGATTGAAAGACAAAAGTTTCTGGATAAGTCCAAAGAAACAGGAGTCGGAATCAGTTCGATTGCAATGTCCGGATTTTACGCCCAGTCCTTTGCCAAAAGAGATTCAATTGCAAGAATGATCAACGATTGTGTGGCAACAATGAAAAATATGAAAGTAAAAGTCGCTTATCTTCCATTAGGAACAGAAAGCGATTTGACAAAAAATCCGGAGTTACGTCCAATCATTATCGAAAGATTAAAATGGGCCGGAAAGCAAGTCGGTAAAATAGAGGGAGTAATTGCTATTGAAACCTCATTAAACGCTACTGACGAGAAAAAATTACTGGATGAAATTGGCTGTAAACACATTAAAAGCTCTTTCAATTTTGCAAATGCAGTCGACAACGGAAGAGATATTTCTTCAGAATTAAAGATTTTAGGTAAAAAACATCTGGCACAAATTCACGCATCCGTAACAGATAACGTTTGGCTGGAAAACGATAAAAATGTCGATATGCCAAAAATCAAAAAGGCGCTCGATGAAATGAAATGGAGTGGCTGGCTAATCGTAGAACGTTCAAGAGATGTTACCCAAGTGCATAATGTAAAAGCCAATTACGGAGCTAACGTTGCCTATTTGAAGAAAATTTTTCAGAATTAA
- a CDS encoding malectin domain-containing carbohydrate-binding protein yields MKKIVFFIFCFFVGACFTWSQSKKEPAKFRKEVSLNSSWETIVLNQLPEKEETFVQNPKVDAQWQKVNVPHNWDQYYGFLRTKHGNLHGTAWYHKRLVLDKKDQGKQLFLFFEGVSSYATVWVNGKKVGEHKGGRTTFTVDITKAVSFEKENNVIVKASHPSFIADLPWVCGGCSGEWGFSEGSQPMGIFRPVTLVVTNDVRIEPFGIHIWNDKATSKQKAILNITTEIKNYGNANRNLTIENTLFDKSRKKVVSVKTDIKNTSGEIKQIAQTLPEIANPKLWSPKDPYLYQLVTTIWENGKKIDELKTPYGIRWVSWPMSRDGKDNRFFINDEPLFINGTCEYEHLIGNSHSFSDEQIHSRIEQIKGAGFNAFREAHQPHNLKYQEELDQNGILFWSQFSAHIWYDTPEFKENFKTLLREWIKERRNNASVVMWGLQNESTIPAAFAEECTQIIREMDPMSAQQRIVTTCNGGEGTDWNVVQNWSGTYGGDPYNYDVEMSTQLLNGEYGAWRSHDLHTEGEFDQKGTLSENRFSQLMEIKVREAESVKDKIAGQFNWLFASHENPGRVQNGEGFRDIDKVGPVNYKGLFSIWGEPLDAYYMYRANYVSNKTNPMVYIVSHTWPSRWESAGIKNGIDIYSNCDEVELFNDVNKLSLGKLKNPGIGQHFQFNNVNIQYNVLYAVGYVNGKAVAKDYIVLNSLPKAPNFKALETQKETLLQPQKGYNYIYRVNCGGAAITDSLWSTWDADVHKSGEDTWGSLSWTDGFKQLPDFYGSQRKTFDLISGTKEQELFQNFRYGMDKLRYEFPAPDGEYLVELYFTEPWYGTGGGMDCKGWRLFDVAINDNIVLKDLDIWSEVGHDVALKKTFVVKSKNGKIKISFPNVKAGQAIISAIAIATKNKTVKGALASPRNIQDFVRDYYDKSANGVSSWLDINSKQYSDAEVVFTQLPSEVFGADYLIFSNRSKVSGSVTIKEDSEIYLFSKSKDSISGYKKMAEVAKNSNGVEFSVFHKKVKKGEKLFFENNTIAVVPTYDMGEKDDSRPVVLIEAEKAKTTGAGIEKGNFKKADYIEFTQKAKNSIEFEVKPGVAGIYLMRFRFMNRNETPLKVKFKMEDAYGIMMRNDTIEFPSATEKWKVLNTTSGGYINAGTYKITIESDDLKGLFLDNFEFQ; encoded by the coding sequence ATGAAGAAAATAGTTTTTTTTATTTTTTGTTTTTTTGTAGGTGCTTGCTTCACATGGAGTCAAAGCAAAAAGGAACCGGCGAAGTTTCGTAAAGAAGTTTCGCTGAATTCCTCTTGGGAAACCATTGTTTTAAATCAGCTTCCCGAAAAGGAAGAAACTTTTGTGCAAAATCCAAAAGTCGATGCACAATGGCAAAAAGTAAACGTACCACACAACTGGGATCAGTATTACGGTTTTCTAAGAACCAAACACGGGAACTTACACGGAACTGCCTGGTATCACAAAAGGCTGGTTTTAGATAAAAAAGACCAGGGAAAACAATTATTCCTTTTTTTTGAAGGCGTAAGTTCGTATGCCACAGTTTGGGTCAACGGCAAAAAAGTAGGCGAACACAAAGGCGGAAGAACCACTTTTACCGTCGATATTACAAAAGCCGTTTCTTTCGAAAAAGAAAATAACGTAATTGTAAAAGCTTCACATCCATCATTCATTGCCGACTTGCCTTGGGTTTGCGGTGGCTGTTCTGGCGAATGGGGATTCTCCGAAGGCTCTCAGCCAATGGGGATTTTCAGACCTGTGACTTTGGTCGTTACAAATGATGTTCGAATCGAACCTTTCGGGATTCACATTTGGAATGACAAAGCAACTTCCAAACAAAAGGCCATTCTGAATATCACAACCGAAATTAAAAACTACGGCAATGCAAACCGAAATCTAACTATCGAAAACACTCTTTTCGATAAAAGCAGAAAGAAAGTTGTTAGTGTAAAAACTGATATCAAAAACACTTCAGGTGAAATAAAACAAATAGCACAAACACTTCCAGAGATTGCAAATCCTAAATTATGGTCGCCTAAAGACCCATATTTGTACCAATTGGTTACGACAATTTGGGAGAACGGAAAAAAAATAGACGAACTAAAAACACCTTATGGAATCCGTTGGGTAAGCTGGCCGATGAGCCGTGATGGAAAAGACAATCGCTTTTTTATTAATGACGAACCTTTATTCATCAACGGAACCTGCGAATACGAACATTTGATCGGGAATAGCCATTCGTTTTCAGATGAACAGATTCATTCGAGAATTGAACAAATTAAAGGAGCAGGATTCAATGCTTTTCGCGAAGCGCACCAACCTCATAATTTAAAATATCAGGAAGAACTGGACCAAAACGGAATCCTGTTCTGGAGTCAGTTTTCGGCACATATCTGGTACGACACGCCGGAATTCAAAGAAAATTTCAAAACCTTATTACGCGAATGGATCAAAGAACGCCGAAACAATGCGTCAGTCGTAATGTGGGGATTGCAAAACGAAAGCACCATTCCGGCAGCATTTGCCGAAGAATGTACCCAAATCATCCGCGAAATGGATCCGATGTCAGCGCAACAGCGCATCGTGACAACCTGCAACGGTGGAGAAGGAACCGACTGGAATGTCGTTCAAAACTGGTCGGGAACTTATGGTGGCGATCCGTACAATTACGATGTTGAAATGAGCACGCAATTATTAAACGGTGAATACGGAGCCTGGCGTTCACATGACCTGCACACCGAGGGTGAATTTGATCAAAAAGGAACTTTGAGCGAAAACCGTTTTTCACAATTAATGGAAATCAAAGTCCGTGAAGCCGAATCCGTAAAAGATAAAATCGCAGGACAATTTAACTGGCTTTTTGCTTCGCACGAAAATCCGGGACGTGTTCAGAACGGAGAAGGATTCAGGGACATTGACAAAGTGGGACCAGTCAATTACAAAGGACTTTTTAGTATTTGGGGAGAACCTTTGGATGCGTATTATATGTACAGAGCCAATTACGTTTCGAACAAAACCAATCCGATGGTCTATATCGTTTCACACACCTGGCCGAGTCGTTGGGAATCTGCAGGAATCAAAAACGGAATCGATATCTATTCGAATTGTGATGAAGTCGAATTATTCAATGATGTCAATAAATTGTCATTAGGAAAACTAAAAAATCCGGGAATCGGACAGCATTTTCAGTTTAATAATGTCAATATTCAATACAATGTTTTGTATGCCGTGGGTTATGTAAACGGAAAAGCGGTTGCCAAAGATTATATCGTATTGAACAGTTTGCCAAAAGCACCCAATTTTAAAGCATTGGAAACCCAAAAAGAAACTTTGTTGCAACCTCAAAAAGGCTACAATTATATTTACCGAGTGAATTGTGGTGGTGCAGCTATTACAGATTCGTTATGGAGTACTTGGGATGCTGATGTTCATAAAAGTGGAGAGGACACCTGGGGTTCTTTGTCATGGACAGACGGTTTCAAACAATTGCCTGATTTTTATGGAAGCCAAAGAAAAACATTCGACCTGATTTCAGGAACAAAAGAACAAGAATTATTTCAAAATTTCAGATACGGAATGGACAAATTGCGTTACGAGTTTCCGGCTCCCGATGGTGAATATTTGGTTGAATTGTATTTCACCGAACCTTGGTACGGAACCGGTGGCGGAATGGATTGCAAAGGATGGCGTTTGTTTGATGTAGCTATTAATGACAATATTGTGCTGAAAGATTTGGATATTTGGTCAGAAGTTGGTCACGATGTTGCTTTGAAGAAAACTTTTGTCGTAAAAAGCAAAAACGGAAAAATCAAGATTTCATTCCCGAATGTAAAAGCAGGTCAGGCGATTATTTCGGCAATTGCCATTGCGACCAAAAACAAAACGGTTAAAGGAGCTTTGGCTTCGCCAAGAAACATTCAAGATTTTGTTAGAGATTATTATGATAAATCAGCCAATGGAGTAAGTTCTTGGCTGGATATTAATTCTAAACAATATTCAGATGCTGAAGTTGTTTTTACACAATTACCTTCAGAAGTTTTTGGAGCGGATTATTTGATATTTTCCAATCGTTCTAAAGTTTCGGGTTCAGTTACAATCAAAGAAGATTCGGAAATATATCTATTCAGTAAATCCAAAGATTCGATTTCGGGTTATAAAAAAATGGCTGAAGTGGCTAAAAATTCGAATGGAGTTGAATTTTCTGTTTTCCATAAAAAAGTTAAGAAAGGAGAAAAACTGTTTTTTGAAAACAACACTATTGCCGTTGTTCCAACTTACGATATGGGCGAAAAAGACGATTCAAGACCTGTTGTTTTAATCGAAGCTGAAAAAGCAAAAACAACCGGAGCCGGAATCGAAAAAGGAAATTTCAAAAAAGCTGATTATATTGAGTTTACCCAAAAGGCAAAAAATAGTATTGAATTTGAGGTAAAACCTGGAGTGGCAGGAATTTATCTGATGCGTTTCCGTTTTATGAACCGAAACGAAACTCCGTTGAAAGTCAAATTCAAAATGGAAGACGCCTACGGAATCATGATGCGAAATGACACTATCGAGTTTCCGTCCGCCACTGAAAAATGGAAAGTCTTGAACACCACTTCCGGCGGTTACATCAATGCAGGAACATACAAAATAACAATAGAATCTGATGATTTGAAAGGGTTATTCCTGGATAATTTCGAGTTTCAATAA
- a CDS encoding type II toxin-antitoxin system RelE/ParE family toxin, producing MAFRVIWSDFAERELDKIFEYYIENASLQVAKNVIEKIILESKKILSHPEITQVEELLLDRENEYRYLICDNYKIIYFIDSKQKLIMIADVFDTRQNPAKIKRTK from the coding sequence ATGGCTTTTAGAGTAATCTGGTCCGATTTTGCAGAAAGGGAGTTAGACAAAATTTTTGAATATTACATTGAAAACGCAAGTTTACAAGTTGCAAAAAATGTAATTGAGAAAATCATTCTTGAATCCAAAAAAATACTTTCGCATCCTGAAATTACTCAAGTTGAAGAATTATTGCTCGACAGAGAAAATGAATATAGATATTTAATTTGCGATAATTATAAAATAATTTACTTCATCGATTCCAAACAAAAACTCATAATGATTGCTGATGTTTTTGATACCAGACAAAATCCGGCAAAAATTAAAAGAACAAAATAA